In a single window of the Neospora caninum Liverpool complete genome, chromosome VIIa genome:
- a CDS encoding putative histidyl-tRNA synthetase — MASNLPPPPLGSRPLTLDELSAYTFGDFACVVDPSLVPKLSREFGRRFPQGASTGPAFSSLSLPLLPEGAPALHSAAVRATAVLRIVTLLNNAGGVRTGILTSLCSLLNEAVSPDAQTPASPLAKLPRHPLPTACAVAGSFTRYPSALQYMLSGALEHLAKADPSSPPAISVDEAAAFCAGCNEVAGRLFVASRLLSALVTLQDCNTALLTEALLIPTEFFSLQQRRLPPIKGIEKSATNIGNLLHDSKLPASNRKSVAEVHSLYPSLSLLLPALGNLREALQGLSVYLNAELKNAAERPASVAPLSADCVSGAISQDAALSREIDERTAACSSPAPASPAALFRPSATSVKLALDSLLHCLTGVLQTLVAASADRAPDSLRAGDWPTLDEEADGDQATAFKPPERPDCNAFLGLGTHARRRTRVEDVTQRIARFLSAETAGADAASSSDPGAELVFQIEERLVALQEVSALQTALLLQLVEFADMKAFLEAVAKAERQPKGKKKLTSSRYGMSQGARRYQQYLLELVRDAVASRRGAASGSCGRPHCAVHSTPEGAKDGDVCLAALRAILLAGGPEEAAAASALLSGGQACRKAFCEQEGHLEILLTPINQVRRIPKAPKGTQDFGPAQMAVRELVLGAVRDVFRRHGGVEIDTPVFELRETLLGKYGENQKLVYDLKDQGGEQLSLRYDLTVPFARYVASHDIEKIRRFHIGKVYRRDEPQMNRGRFREFYQCDFDIAGVSPVKMVPDAEAVCIMVEALRTLQRMVGKFLVKTNHRGLLDGMMEVCGLPADKFTTACSSIDKLDKEPWTAVRQELVETKGIAAAVVDRLGELVQMRGTFSQIIADLGKKPEFASNEKVARALEEMEIFSQYIEAMGVQADEAIFDLSLARGLDYYSGVIFEAVLLGTDGAAVGSVGGGGRYDKLVGMFSGRDVPAVGMSVGVERLFRMVEKSLGMAAALPGAAEEDKHSGDKKKKKEKATPETPSLVRESFTDVLVCSVGDNMLKACMQVAGCLWRNGIAAEFFYGSGAKLKKQMDLACQRRIPLLVILGEEELKRNTAKVRQLWYDDDVKRPDANEEAAKGEKEEQVSLDQLPQVIKAYFCQHGTTLERMRRRVFDSVATVNSDGA, encoded by the exons ATGGCTTCGAAcctgccgcctcctccacTGGGGTCACGTCCCCTAACTCTTGACGAGCTCTCTGCGTACACTTTTGGGGactttgcatgcgtcgttGATCCTTCTCTGGTTCCGAAACTCTCTCGTGAGTTCGGACGCCGCTTTCCGCAAGGAGCCAGCACCGGTccggccttctcgtctctcagTCTGCCACTGCTGCCGGAAGGCGCGCCTGCTCTCCACTCCGCTGCGGTCAGGGCCACAGCCGTCCTTCGAATAGTCACTCTGCTGAACAATGCGGGAGGAGTGCGCACAGGGATTCTTACCTCACTCTGCTCTCTGCTCAACGAGGCGGTCTCTCCAGATGCCCAGACTCCTGCTTCTCCACTCGCCAAGCTGCCTCGCCACCCTCTCCCCACGGCTTGTGCCGTTGCAGGCTCCTTCACCAGATATCCCAGCGCTCTTCAGTATATGCTGAGTGGTGCGTTAGAGCACTTGGCGAAGGCCGatccctcttcgccgccaGCGATTTCCGTCGACGAAGCCGCAGCCTTCTGCGCCGGGTGCAATGAAGTGGCGGGCCGTCTGTTTGttgcctcgcgtcttctgtcggCGCTCGTGACGCTTCAAGATTGCAACACAGCCCTTCTCACAGAGGCGTTGTTGATTCCGACGGAGTTCTTCAGCCTCCAGCAGCGGCGGTTGCCTCCCATCAAGGGCATTGAAAAATCCGCGACAAACATCGGGAACCTTCTCCACGACAGCAAACTGCCTGCAAGCAACAGAAAGAGTGTGGCGGAGGTTCACAGCCTCtatccctctctttccctcctcctcCCCGCACTTGGGAATCTCCGAGAAGCTCTTCAGGGTCTATCCGTGTACCTCAATGCTGAGCTCAAGAACGCGGCAGAGCGCCCGGCCTCCGTCGCGCCTCTTTCCGCAGATTGCGTCAGCGGTGCGATCTCGCAAGACGCTGCCCTCTCCCGAGAGATTGACGAAAGGACGGCTGCGTGTTCGTCTCCAGCCCCAGCTTCGCCTGCGGCTCTGTTCCGCCCGAGTGCAACAAGCGTCAAGTTGGCGCTCGATTCGCTTCTTCACTGTCTAACTGGCGTCTTGCAAACTCTTGTCGCTGCAAGCGCCGACCGCGCACCCGATTCTCTGAGAGCCGGCGACTGGCCAACCCtggacgaagaggccgacGGAGACCAGGCGACTGCCTTCAAACCGCCAGAGAGACCCGACTGCAATGCATTCCTTGGTCTCGGCACACACGCAAGGCGACGGACGCGCGTGGAAGACGTAACCCAAAGAATCGCCCGTTTCTTGtcggcggagacggccggGGCAGATGCAGCGTCTTCATCAGACCCTGGCGCCGAGCTCGTTTTCCAGATTGAAGAGCGGCTCGTCGCTCTCCAGGAGGTGTCTGCGCTGCAGACAgctctgcttcttcagcttGTGGAGTTCGCAGATATGAAGGCGTTTCTCGAGGCcgtggcgaaggcggaaaggcagcccaaaggaaagaaaaagctgACCAGCAGCCGATACGGTATGAGTCAAGGCGCCCGCCGGTACCAGCAATATCTGCTGGAGCTCGTCCGTGACGCCGTGGCGAGCAGACGGGGCGCAGCCTCTGGGAGTTGCGGCCGCCCTCACTGCGCAGTCCACTCAACGCCGGAGGGTGCGAAGGATGGAGACGTGTGCCTGGCTGCGCTGCGGGCGATTCTGCTGGCCGGAGGGCCCGAGGAAGCTGCCGCTGCATCCGCGTTGCTCTCGGGAGGCCAGGCCTGTCGGAAAGCGTTCTGCGAGCAGGAGGGACACTTGGAGATTCTCCTGACCCCAATCAACCAGGTGCGGCGAATTCCCAAGGCTCCAAAGGGGACGCAAGACTTCGGGCCTGCACAGATGGCGGTCCGAGAACTCGTTCTCGGCGCCGTCCGCGATGTGTTTCGGCGCCACGGGGGAGTCGAAATCGATACGCCCGTCTTTGAACTGAGGGAGACGCTCTTGGGCAAGTACGGAGAGAACCAAAAGCTGGTGTACGACCTGAAAGACCAAGGCGGTGAACAACTGTCTCTGCGATACGACTTGACGGTGCCCTTTGCTCGGTATGTGGCGAGTCACGACATTGAGAAAATCCGACGCTTCCACATCGGCAAGGTGTATCGTCGTGATGAGCCGCAAATGAACAGAGGCCGCTTCCGTGAGTTCTACCAGTGCGACTTTGACATTGCTGGTGTTTCCCCAGTCAAGATGGTCcccgacgccgaggcggtGTGCATCATGGTTGAGGCTCTGCGGACCCTCCAGCGCATGGTTGGGAAGTTCCTCGTGAAGACGAACCACCGTGGGCTGCTGGATGGCATGATGGAAGTGTGCGGCCTGCCCGCTGACAAATTCACCACTGCATGCTCGTCGATTGACAAACTCGACAAAGAACCCTGGACGGCGGTGAGACAGGAGCTCGTTGAAACGAAGGGCATCGCTGCCGCTGTCGTCGACCGCTTGGGTGAACTCGTGCAAATGCGGGGCACCTTTTCGCAGATCATCGCGGATCTCGGGAAGAAACCGGAATTTGCGAGCAACGAGAAGGTCGCTCGTGCCCTAGAGGAAATGGAGATTTTCTCTCAGTACATCGAAGCAATGGGCGTCCAGGCCGACGAGGCCATCTTTGATCTGTCCCTGGCAAGAGGTCTCGACTACTACAGCGGGGTCATCTTCGAAGCCGTTCTCCTAGGCACAGATGGAGCCGCAGTAGGATCAGTcggcggcggaggaagaTACGATAAACTCGTCGGCATGTTCAGCGGCCGCGATGTCCCCGCCGTTGGTATGAGTGTCGGCGTCGAGAGGCTGTTTCGCATGGTGGAGAAGAGCCTCGGCATGGCTGCCGCTCTGCCGGgagcagcagaagaagacaaacactctggagacaagaaaaagaagaaggagaaagcaacGCCTGAAACCCCCAGCCTCGTGCGCGAGAGCTTCACAGACGTCCTGGTCTGCTCTGTCGGCGACAATATGCTGAA AGCCTGCATGCAAGTTGCAGGCTGCCTGTGGAGGAATGGAATCGCAGCCGAGTTTTTCTACGGCTCGGGGGCCaagctgaagaagcagaTGGACCTCGCTTGTCAGAGGCGAATTCCTCTGCTTGTTATTCTtggggaagaagaactgAAGAGGAACACGGCGAAAGTTCGACAGCTGTGGTATGACGACGACGTGAAGCGACCGGATGCAAATGAGGAAGCCGCcaaaggcgaaaaggaagaacaagTGTCTCTGGACCAGCTGCCTCAAGTTATCAAGGCCTACTTTTGTCAACATGGCACAACGCTCGAACGCATGAGAAGACGCGTCTTTGACAGTGTCGCAACAGTCAACTCTGATGGGGCGTAA
- a CDS encoding SRS domain-containing protein codes for MASSRRELTMLSEICKSIALLILISATWSMRLSSGKSWSHTISKDIRQNETKTGIIEPGETVSVVNTSGRDLLYLPPGDTEVYNVASDVCQTTIPTRLSTLFSTSDNLEWVETGHTRTLVIPSDVVPEKVTVQFCFQVLDPKKNKRLTTIIKVAGAKSLSTALSLFLGLPLLVATVVFMS; via the coding sequence ATGGCGAGCAGCAGGAGAGAGCTAACGATGCTTAGCGAAATCTGTAAAAGCATTGCCCTGTTGATACTCATTTCGGCTACTTGGAGCATGCGCCTGTCGAGCGGAAAGAGCTGGTCCCATACCATATCGAAGGACATTAGACAGAACGAAACAAAAACGGGTATAATCGAGCCGGGCGAAACGGTCAGTGTCGTAAACACTTCAGGACGTGACTTATTGTATCTGCCTCCAGGGGACACAGAAGTGTACAATGTGGCAAGTGACGTGTGCCAGACAACAATTCCGACTCGACTATCTACATTGTTTTCTACCTCGGATAATCTTGAGTGGGTCGAGACTGGGCATACAAGAACTCTAGTTATTCCTTCCGACGTCGTTCCCGAGAAGGTGACAGTCCAGTTTTGCTTTCAAGTGCTGGAcccgaagaagaacaagcgTCTAACAACGATAATCAAGGTGGCGGGAGCGAAGAGCCTCTCCACTGCTTTGAGCTTGTTCCTCGGTCTCCCTCTGTTGGTGGCGACCGTGGTGTTTATGTCGTGA
- a CDS encoding SRS domain-containing protein: MEKSAFFPRVVLCFVVVLSACSAWRVEGKNWSYDFKKPLDSDETRKETISPGESVSIQNSGSITLAYNPTGDTQVLRASSGDSCRDEPIELATLFPAATPAPTWMQTGSTRTLAFPTNAVPAKQTTPFCFKVTDTQKNKTLTAIIKVAGAQGLSAALGVSIGIPALAFALSSI, encoded by the coding sequence ATGGAGAAAAgcgccttctttcccagGGTGGTGCTCTGTTTCGTCGTAGTTTTGTCCGCGTGCTCGGCGTGGCGAGTGGAAGGGAAGAACTGGTCGTACGATTTCAAGAAGCCGCTGGACAGCGATgaaacaagaaaagagactATCTCACCAGGTGAGAGTGTTTCGATACAAAATTCTGGGAGCATTACGCTGGCGTACAACCCAACAGGCGACACACAAGTTCTCAGGGCTTCGTCGGGAGACAGCTGCAGGGATGAGCCAATCGAACTTGCGACTTTATTCCCAGCAGCCACGCCGGCGCCCACGTGGATGCAAACTGGTAGCACGAGAACCTTAGCGTTTCCTACCAACGCAGTACCCGCGAAGCAGACCACGCCGTTCTGTTTTAAAGTCACGGATACGCAGAAGAACAAAACTCTGACAGCGATAATCAAGGTCGCCGGTGCCCAAGGCTTGTCTGCTGCTCTGGGGGTCTCCATTGGAATACCAGCTCTTGCTTTTGCACTGAGTTCGATATAA